A window of the Tessaracoccus sp. MC1865 genome harbors these coding sequences:
- a CDS encoding HNH endonuclease signature motif containing protein has protein sequence MSDVGDLVQQGIAALWHAAAALSADPAVSSTRRLSLVDQVAQAKAQLAGLELHLLHEARLAADDATVDGARQSVRTTTAQSTASLKLAMDLGERFPLIAAALNDGVISLAQAEAIVSGLRKLPGRLTRADLVECQKSVLEHVDTLGPAELRELASRLAEVIDPDLADADEAKRLAAEERAARRGRFLRLSPDYHGSIRITGLLPVADAALLAAQLEALLPSASSYADAGETPGPDVRRADALVLLVQAAAASGELPAHGGDRPRVHITMHLDTLASGLGTVGLPGLDVDSITAGEARRMACDAGVIPMVLGTSSQPLDVGREHRLFTPAIRAALVLRDGGCAFPHCTASPASCEAHHIVPWWAGGESSINNAVLLCPHHHRLVEPDPQQSAESQWQVHLDPVTGMPWFAPPRHVDPARKPRQHRRHLLRELVASAKASPCTPEADGNNYSLDELLERSATIWHADGGNGSAPSGTAPVRVAARPRGRPPVGTGLSFRRR, from the coding sequence ATGAGCGACGTGGGGGATCTGGTGCAGCAGGGCATCGCAGCGCTCTGGCACGCCGCTGCCGCCCTGAGTGCTGACCCCGCGGTGTCTTCAACCAGGCGGTTGAGCCTGGTCGATCAGGTGGCACAGGCGAAGGCGCAGTTGGCCGGCCTGGAACTGCACCTGCTCCATGAGGCCCGGCTCGCCGCCGACGACGCGACGGTGGACGGGGCGAGGCAGTCGGTGCGCACCACCACGGCGCAGTCCACCGCGTCGCTGAAACTGGCCATGGATCTGGGGGAACGCTTTCCCCTGATCGCGGCGGCGTTGAACGACGGGGTCATTTCGCTGGCGCAGGCCGAGGCGATCGTCTCGGGGCTGCGGAAGTTGCCCGGCAGGCTGACCCGCGCAGACCTGGTGGAGTGCCAGAAGTCGGTCCTTGAACACGTCGACACCCTGGGGCCCGCCGAGTTGCGGGAGTTGGCGTCGCGGCTGGCCGAGGTGATCGATCCTGACCTGGCGGACGCCGACGAAGCGAAACGCCTGGCGGCCGAAGAGCGGGCCGCTCGCAGGGGAAGGTTCCTGCGCCTTTCGCCGGACTACCACGGCTCGATCCGGATCACCGGCCTGCTGCCCGTGGCGGATGCCGCCTTGCTGGCGGCGCAGCTGGAGGCGTTGCTGCCGTCGGCCTCCTCCTACGCGGATGCGGGCGAGACGCCCGGGCCGGATGTACGCCGCGCCGACGCCCTGGTGCTGCTGGTCCAGGCCGCGGCCGCGTCCGGCGAGCTTCCGGCCCATGGCGGAGACCGGCCGCGGGTCCACATCACCATGCACCTCGACACCCTGGCCTCCGGCCTCGGGACGGTCGGGTTGCCCGGCCTCGACGTCGACAGCATCACGGCTGGCGAGGCCCGCAGGATGGCGTGCGACGCGGGCGTGATCCCGATGGTGCTCGGCACCAGCTCCCAGCCCCTCGACGTCGGCCGCGAGCATCGGCTGTTCACCCCCGCCATCCGCGCCGCCCTTGTTCTCCGTGACGGGGGCTGCGCGTTCCCCCACTGCACCGCCAGCCCAGCTTCGTGTGAGGCGCACCACATCGTCCCCTGGTGGGCAGGCGGCGAGTCGTCGATCAACAACGCGGTGCTGTTGTGTCCGCACCACCACCGGCTGGTGGAGCCAGATCCGCAACAGTCAGCCGAATCGCAGTGGCAGGTCCACCTGGATCCGGTCACCGGGATGCCATGGTTCGCCCCACCCCGGCATGTCGACCCGGCCCGAAAACCCAGGCAACACCGAAGACACCTGCTGCGCGAACTCGTGGCCTCCGCCAAGGCATCACCCTGCACACCCGAGGCAGACGGAAACAACTACAGTCTGGATGAACTCCTCGAACGCAGCGCGACTATCTGGCACGCGGACGGCGGGAATGGTTCCGCGCCAAGCGGCACCGCGCCAGTACGAGTCGCCGCCCGGCCGAGAGGCCGGCCCCCAGTGGGAACCGGCCTCTCCTTCCGTCGACGATGA
- a CDS encoding flavin reductase family protein has translation MSIHSDHPFLPPRDRRDPVRRLRGLMPSPVTIWTSAEGTTRDGWTISSVLVADGEPAELVALVDEDSDWWDLFRTTELATVNVLRQGQGWLSDVFARVAPSPGGPFRTGEWSDDAHGPRLVHAAAWAGVRLVDADPGHAGWGLLVRAVVESLELPESELEALEHRRGRYL, from the coding sequence ATGTCGATCCACAGTGACCATCCGTTCCTGCCACCGCGAGACCGGCGCGACCCGGTTCGCAGGCTCCGCGGCCTGATGCCCTCCCCGGTCACGATCTGGACCAGCGCCGAAGGCACCACCCGCGACGGATGGACCATCTCGTCGGTACTGGTGGCCGACGGGGAGCCCGCTGAACTGGTGGCGCTCGTGGACGAGGACAGCGACTGGTGGGATCTGTTCCGAACGACTGAGCTGGCCACTGTCAACGTGCTGCGCCAGGGGCAGGGCTGGCTCTCCGACGTGTTCGCCCGGGTGGCACCGTCACCTGGCGGGCCCTTCCGCACCGGAGAGTGGAGCGACGACGCCCACGGCCCCCGCCTGGTCCACGCTGCGGCCTGGGCCGGCGTGCGACTCGTCGACGCGGACCCGGGGCATGCCGGGTGGGGGCTGCTCGTGCGGGCTGTGGTGGAATCCCTCGAGCTGCCTGAGTCCGAGTTGGAGGCCCTCGAGCATCGCCGGGGCCGCTACCTGTGA
- a CDS encoding MarR family winged helix-turn-helix transcriptional regulator: MSDEVDGVVAAWERVRPDLQLAPLQVWSRIDRLAGTLAVQRKAAFARHEIEGWEFDVLAALRRAGSPYQMTPGQLLKETHVTSGTMTNRVDRLVSRGAVTREPDPHDGRGVLVSLTEYGLTLVDAAMATLIELEADLLEQWNQADQDRLANYLRRLLLGSS; the protein is encoded by the coding sequence GTGAGTGACGAGGTCGACGGCGTCGTCGCCGCCTGGGAACGGGTGCGCCCGGATCTGCAACTCGCTCCGCTGCAGGTGTGGTCCCGGATCGACCGCCTCGCCGGCACCTTGGCGGTCCAGCGCAAGGCGGCGTTCGCCCGCCACGAGATCGAGGGCTGGGAGTTCGACGTGCTCGCGGCGCTCCGCCGCGCCGGCAGCCCCTACCAGATGACGCCGGGGCAACTCCTCAAGGAGACCCACGTCACGTCGGGCACGATGACCAACCGCGTGGACCGGCTGGTGAGTAGGGGAGCGGTGACCCGCGAGCCTGATCCCCACGACGGCCGGGGCGTGCTGGTGTCGCTGACGGAGTACGGGCTGACGCTGGTGGACGCGGCGATGGCCACGCTGATCGAACTCGAGGCGGACCTGCTGGAGCAGTGGAACCAGGCCGACCAGGACCGGCTGGCCAACTACTTGCGGCGCCTGCTCCTGGGTTCTTCCTGA
- a CDS encoding DNA-3-methyladenine glycosylase I, which yields MDKVRCFGADDPLYQAYHDDEWGRPLEHSDDERELLERVCLEGFQAGLSWLTVLRKRDTFREAFAGFDPAVVAEFTEDDVEELMANPGIIRNRLKILATIGNARALNKMHEDGERLADLIAEYAPEPRERAPLTGFDVPASTDESVALSKELRRRGFRFVGPTTMYALMQAIGHVDDHIKGCWLARA from the coding sequence ATGGACAAGGTGCGTTGCTTCGGCGCCGATGACCCGTTGTATCAGGCCTACCACGACGACGAGTGGGGCCGCCCTCTCGAACATTCCGACGACGAACGCGAGCTGCTCGAACGGGTCTGCCTCGAAGGCTTCCAGGCCGGCCTGAGCTGGCTGACGGTCCTGCGCAAGCGGGACACCTTCCGTGAGGCGTTCGCGGGCTTCGATCCCGCCGTCGTCGCTGAATTCACCGAGGACGACGTGGAGGAGCTCATGGCCAACCCGGGCATCATCCGTAACCGTCTGAAGATCCTCGCCACCATCGGCAACGCCCGGGCGCTCAACAAGATGCACGAGGACGGCGAACGCCTGGCGGACCTGATCGCGGAGTACGCGCCGGAGCCGCGGGAGCGGGCACCCCTGACGGGGTTCGACGTGCCGGCCAGCACCGACGAGTCGGTGGCGCTGAGCAAGGAATTGCGCCGGCGCGGATTCCGCTTCGTCGGCCCCACCACGATGTACGCACTCATGCAGGCGATCGGGCACGTGGATGACCACATCAAGGGGTGCTGGCTCGCCCGGGCGTGA
- a CDS encoding ScyD/ScyE family protein, translating to MKFRSVALASATLLALVPAGMSQAAPPDPGPTVLQDGLITPLHLAVGPGGTVAISQSFAGMLTTVRKGESTTVYSSPGWEVGGADYRGSTLYFLESVGAGPFDPSPMVGTLKAIDAAGNVTTITDQIAQYEMDNNLDADVQYGLSPADAVASPDCVAELGEVGFPASYTGADVEVDSHAYSLAVRGNTAYVADAGANAVLAINLKTGSISTVAVLPPQPAEITAEAAETLGVPSCAGLEYAFEAVPTDLEFGPDGMLYVGLLPGGPEDPSLGARGSVHRIDVASGHHELYVDGLMTPTGLAFDGDGNLYIASLFGEGIYQVDADTRAVSLYEALPMAVDVEVKGSTLYATTKALFDPPQGELISMRLR from the coding sequence ATGAAGTTCCGCAGCGTCGCTCTAGCCTCAGCCACCCTCCTCGCACTGGTACCCGCCGGCATGTCCCAGGCGGCACCGCCCGACCCAGGCCCCACTGTCCTGCAGGACGGGCTCATCACACCACTCCACCTCGCCGTGGGCCCAGGCGGCACTGTGGCCATCTCACAGTCGTTCGCCGGGATGCTGACAACTGTCCGCAAGGGTGAGTCCACCACCGTGTACTCCTCCCCCGGATGGGAGGTGGGCGGTGCGGACTATCGCGGCAGCACCTTGTACTTCCTGGAGAGCGTGGGCGCAGGCCCATTCGACCCGAGCCCCATGGTGGGCACCCTGAAGGCCATCGACGCGGCGGGCAATGTGACCACCATCACGGACCAGATCGCGCAGTATGAGATGGACAACAACCTCGATGCGGACGTTCAATACGGCTTGTCCCCTGCCGACGCTGTGGCAAGTCCCGACTGTGTCGCCGAGCTGGGAGAAGTCGGATTCCCCGCCAGCTACACCGGCGCCGACGTCGAAGTGGACTCCCACGCCTACTCGCTCGCAGTGCGCGGCAACACCGCCTACGTGGCAGACGCCGGCGCGAATGCCGTCCTGGCCATCAACCTGAAGACCGGCAGCATCAGCACCGTGGCAGTCCTTCCCCCACAACCCGCGGAGATCACGGCCGAAGCGGCGGAGACGCTGGGAGTGCCGTCCTGCGCCGGCCTCGAGTACGCCTTCGAAGCGGTGCCGACCGATCTTGAGTTCGGGCCCGACGGCATGCTGTACGTCGGCCTGCTTCCCGGTGGACCTGAAGACCCGAGCCTCGGCGCCCGCGGCTCGGTGCATCGCATTGACGTCGCCAGTGGCCACCACGAGCTCTACGTCGACGGCCTCATGACCCCCACAGGTCTGGCTTTCGACGGCGACGGCAACCTGTACATCGCGTCCCTGTTCGGCGAGGGCATCTACCAGGTCGATGCCGATACCCGGGCGGTGAGCCTCTACGAGGCGCTCCCGATGGCGGTTGACGTTGAAGTCAAGGGATCGACGCTCTACGCCACCACCAAGGCCCTCTTCGACCCTCCGCAGGGCGAACTGATTTCGATGCGTTTGCGTTGA
- a CDS encoding TetR/AcrR family transcriptional regulator, with amino-acid sequence MTAVQRREQLIEISRELFAERGYEGTAVEEIAARAGVSKPVVYEHFGGKEGAYAVVVDRETQTLHNAIRNALTTPGARSRELLERGAMALLDYIENRPDGFRILSRDPSSVHTAGQTGGSFASILSDIAVQVEDILASEFSRTGHDPQFAGLYAQALVGLVAQTGQQWLDSREPSREIVARHLINLAWNGMAHLKPDPKLIMETIDKRRDKIAVEDGPQEEPRSRRRK; translated from the coding sequence ATGACGGCGGTCCAACGCAGGGAGCAGTTGATCGAGATCTCCCGCGAACTGTTCGCCGAACGCGGCTACGAGGGAACCGCGGTCGAGGAGATCGCGGCCAGGGCCGGTGTGTCCAAGCCGGTGGTCTATGAACACTTCGGCGGCAAGGAAGGCGCCTACGCCGTCGTCGTGGACCGCGAGACCCAGACGCTCCACAACGCCATCCGCAACGCCCTCACCACCCCCGGCGCAAGGTCACGCGAGTTGCTCGAGCGAGGCGCGATGGCACTGCTGGACTACATCGAGAACCGGCCCGACGGTTTCCGCATCCTGTCGCGCGACCCGTCGTCGGTCCACACCGCCGGCCAGACCGGCGGCTCGTTCGCGTCGATCCTCAGCGACATCGCGGTGCAGGTGGAAGACATCCTCGCGTCGGAGTTCAGCCGCACCGGCCACGACCCCCAGTTCGCCGGCCTCTACGCACAGGCCCTCGTCGGGCTGGTGGCGCAGACGGGTCAACAGTGGCTGGACAGCCGTGAGCCGTCCCGCGAGATCGTGGCCCGGCATCTGATCAACCTGGCCTGGAACGGGATGGCGCACCTCAAACCGGACCCGAAGCTGATCATGGAGACCATCGACAAGCGACGCGACAAGATTGCAGTGGAGGACGGGCCTCAGGAAGAACCCAGGAGCAGGCGCCGCAAGTAG
- a CDS encoding DUF2798 domain-containing protein: MTKKHALLTQIFMTFTMAAAMSGVMSLIFMGPSLEWLATWPTDFVIAWPIAFLFTMVARPMSVSLAGSVLRRRTLAPAAATSAESAA, from the coding sequence ATGACCAAGAAACACGCACTTCTCACCCAGATCTTCATGACCTTCACAATGGCCGCCGCGATGTCCGGCGTCATGAGCCTCATCTTCATGGGCCCTTCGCTTGAATGGCTGGCCACATGGCCGACTGATTTCGTTATCGCGTGGCCCATCGCCTTCCTCTTCACCATGGTGGCCCGGCCGATGTCCGTGTCCCTGGCCGGGTCGGTGCTCCGTCGCCGGACGCTCGCGCCTGCCGCGGCGACGTCTGCCGAATCAGCTGCCTGA
- a CDS encoding 4-(cytidine 5'-diphospho)-2-C-methyl-D-erythritol kinase, producing MSNTVRVRVPAKVNLALRVGGTDAQGYHRLATVFQAVSLGDEVAAEEAGAGQFSLAFHGEGAAFLPVDDTNLAIRAAKLLARHVGRDDVGVSLIIRKRIPVAGGMAGGSADAAAVLVACSALWELGLSREELHALAAELGSDVPFLLLGGTAIGTGRGEQLAPLMTEGTYHWTFALSHTGLSTPAVFREFDRVSTPNATDIPHDLVEALRAGDLPAVGAALSNDLEEAAIALQPTLAHTLRLGRDAGALGAIVSGSGPTCAFLAGSEAHSHEIAEALAVFSGVRAVRRAYGPVSGAQVMP from the coding sequence GTGAGTAACACGGTGCGGGTGCGCGTGCCTGCGAAGGTGAATCTCGCTCTGAGGGTCGGTGGGACCGACGCCCAGGGCTATCACCGGTTGGCAACCGTTTTTCAGGCCGTGTCGCTGGGCGACGAGGTCGCGGCTGAAGAAGCCGGAGCCGGTCAGTTCAGCCTCGCCTTCCACGGTGAAGGCGCCGCATTCCTGCCCGTGGACGACACGAACCTCGCCATCCGGGCCGCGAAGCTGCTGGCCCGGCACGTCGGGCGTGACGACGTGGGCGTCTCGTTGATCATCCGCAAGCGGATCCCTGTCGCGGGGGGCATGGCCGGCGGTTCAGCCGACGCCGCCGCTGTGCTCGTGGCGTGTTCCGCGTTGTGGGAGTTGGGGCTCTCCCGAGAGGAGCTCCACGCGCTGGCCGCGGAACTGGGTTCCGACGTGCCGTTCCTGCTGCTTGGAGGCACCGCGATCGGCACCGGCCGCGGCGAACAGCTGGCCCCCCTGATGACCGAGGGCACCTATCACTGGACGTTCGCGCTGTCGCACACCGGCCTGTCGACCCCCGCCGTGTTCAGGGAGTTCGACCGGGTCAGCACGCCGAACGCAACAGACATCCCGCACGACCTGGTGGAGGCGCTCCGCGCCGGCGACCTCCCCGCGGTGGGGGCCGCGCTGTCCAATGACCTGGAGGAGGCTGCCATCGCGCTGCAGCCCACCCTCGCCCACACGCTGCGGTTGGGCCGCGACGCGGGCGCGCTCGGCGCGATCGTCAGCGGTTCGGGCCCCACGTGCGCCTTCCTGGCAGGGTCGGAGGCCCACAGCCACGAGATCGCCGAGGCGTTGGCCGTGTTCAGCGGCGTCCGTGCCGTCCGGCGTGCCTACGGCCCGGTCTCCGGAGCGCAGGTGATGCCGTGA